From a region of the Triticum aestivum cultivar Chinese Spring chromosome 7D, IWGSC CS RefSeq v2.1, whole genome shotgun sequence genome:
- the LOC123164494 gene encoding uncharacterized protein, with amino-acid sequence MAPGPLPEYHLRKKGPPPALPDELVGEILLRIPPDDPASLLRASLVCKSWTEAVSQRWFRRSFHNLHPSPTALGVLHDWHDEAIPTFIPATASPFSLAAPDRLLWQAVDCRHGRALFLSEDRTEEFLVWEPITGAQQRVRIPVAFQFGNTTAAVFCAADGCNHHDCHGGPFCVVFVFSVFDEDAETSACVYSSETGAWGEPTLMHNDFIVDFTYYSSVLVGRSFLYFMTCGGFILEYDLARHGLTWFDTPDSCHSKDEPTCNLMLAEDGGLGLAEELNPHLQLWSRGVVDGRWVPGRIIYLESLPSLYGAPVGAQCPVHVLGFAEEANTIFVTTAAGLFAVQVQSGKATRVCDDHGYGKLIPIAGLYTPMPRGEHLGKVAASSC; translated from the coding sequence ATGGCACCAGGACCGCTGCCGGAGTATCATTTGAGAAAAAAAGGACCGCCGCCGGCCCTCCCGGACGAGCTCGTAGGAGAGATCCTGCTCCGCATCCCGCCCGATGACCCCGCCAGCCTCCTCCGTGCGTCCCTCGTCTGCAAGTCCTGGACCGAGGCCGTCTCCCAACGCTGGTTCCGGCGCAGCTTTCACAATCTCCATCCATCACCCACCGCGCTCGGGGTTCTCCATGACTGGCACGATGAGGCCATCCCTACCTTCATCCCGGCCACCGCGTCGCCGTTCTCCCTCGCCGCCCCCGACCGCTTGCTCTGGCAGGCCGTCGACTGCCGACACGGCCGCGCCCTCTTCCTCTCAGAGGACCGTACTGAGGAATTCCTGGTGTGGGAGCCAATCACGGGTGCCCAGCAGCGCGTACGTATCCCTGTGGCGTTCCAGTTCGGCAACACCACCGCAGCCGTGTTCTGCGCAGCTGACGGGTGCAACCACCACGACTGCCACGGCGGTCCGTTCTGCGTGGTCTTTGTCTTCTCCGTCTTTGATGAAGACGCTGAGACGTCGGCATGCGTCTACTCATCCGAGACTGGCGCCTGGGGCGAGCCGACCTTAATGCACAACGACTTCATCGTGGACTTCACATATTATTCCAGTGTGCTTGTTGGGAGGTCTTTCTTGTACTTCATGACATGTGGTGGGTTTATCCTGGAGTATGACCTGGCAAGGCATGGACTGACTTGGTTCGACACACCAGACTCTTGCCATTCTAAGGATGAACCCACTTGCAACCTCATGCTGGCGGAGGACGGTGGACTAGGACTCGCCGAAGAATTGAATCCGCATCTGCAATTGTGGTCAAGGGGGGTAGTGGATGGTCGATGGGTGCCGGGCCGAATCATCTACTTGGAAAGTTTGCCGTCCCTATATGGTGCTCCCGTGGGTGCACAATGTCCAGTGCATGTGTTGGGCTTCGCTGAGGAAGCAAACACCATTTTCGTGACCACGGCTGCTGGCCTCTTCGCAGTCCAAGTACAATCAGGGAAGGCGACCAGGGTGTGCGACGATCATGGCTACGGCAAGCTGATCCCAATCGCTGGCTTGTACACTCCTATGCCTAGAGGTGAGCACTTGGGAAAAGTGGCGGCTTCCAGTTGTTAG